In Crassostrea angulata isolate pt1a10 chromosome 6, ASM2561291v2, whole genome shotgun sequence, a genomic segment contains:
- the LOC128187068 gene encoding ankyrin-3-like, whose product MDKIYQIIEKNNIVKLQAILEEERGTDNVSDGWTPLTYACERGREEIVDILIEDIKQNEQTEKTRKIKLKNHIHTCTSLDDHNLNGETPLTCAARAGHVKICELLLDEGAFINQTTQYVNQTPLHVAIEHGNTDVVEYLIGQGADVQIADNVNISPLYTAIKGGNSYIVHLLIDAGCDVNLGSQDHAPIFLAARLGLLAITQMLCEAGCNKDFANKYGVTPIAEAVQKDHIDIVEYLIQHGCDVNKTDINNVSALHIACQKGNYDAVRLLLNGRANPILKNSSGQTAFQLAIENNRYEVVEYLMNLGADILSQPFANKSLGSIAKVFDRGHVQTAEVLLRGCPKLPLPHYPGVTDMFCNNMELMKMLFLSGIQTIPGVLIVPRLHPQHVNQKEISDWLENFHKNPLSLQSLCRIRVRRCLGNTLFLKVQSLPIPPYLKEFIALKRL is encoded by the exons atggaCAAAATATACCAAATAATTGAGAAgaacaatattgtaaaacttCAAGCCATTTTAGAAGAAGAAAGAGGGACAGACAATGTAAGTGATGGATGGACTCCTTTGACCTATGCCTGTGAGAGAGGAAGAGAAGAGATTGTTGACATATTAATCGAGGacattaaacaaaat GAACAAACTGAGAAAACAAGAAAGATCAAGTTGAAAAATCACATTCACACGTGCACAAGTCTAGATGACCACAATCTGAATGGAGAGACACCCCTGACATGTGCAGCAAGAGCAGGCCATGTCAAGATATGTGAGCTGTTATTGGATGAAGGAGCCTTCATCAATCAGACCACACAATATGTTAACCAGACTCCGCTACATGTTGCCATAGAGCACGGGAACACAGATGTAGTGGAGTATCTCATCGGCCAGGGAGCTGACGTTCAGATTGCAgacaatgtaaacatttcacCCCTGTACACTGCCATAAAGGGAGGTAACTCATACATAGTGCATTTGCTAATTGATGCAGGGTGTGACGTGAATTTGGGTAGTCAGGACCATGCTCCCATATTCTTGGCTGCAAGACTCGGCTTGTTAGCAATAACACAG atgctGTGTGAAGCAGGTTGCAACAAAGATTTTGCAAATAAGTATGGTGTAACTCCAATTGCAGAAGCTGTGCAGAAAG ATCATATTGACATTGTGGAATATTTGATTCAGCATGGATGTGATGTGAACAAGACAGATATCAACAATGTCAGTGCCTTACACATTGCTTGTCAGAAAGGAAACTATGATGCTGTCCGACTCCTGTTGAATg GTCGAGCAAATCCAATACTAAAGAACTCCAGTGGTCAGACAGCCTTCCAGTTAGCTATAGAAAACAACAGATATGAAGTGGTGGAATACCTAATGAATCTGGGGGCTGATATCTTGTCTCAACCTTTTGCTAATAAAAG CTTGGGCAGCATAGCTAAAGTGTTTGACCGTGGTCATGTCCAGACAGCTGAGGTCTTACTGAGAGGGTGTCCCAAATTACCCCTCCCCCACTACCCAGGGGTCACCGACATGTTCTG CAACAACATGGAGCTGATGAAGATGTTATTTCTGTCTGGCATCCAGACGATTCCCGGTGTTCTTATTGTCCCCCGACTTCATCCCCAGCATGTCAACCAGAAGGAGATCTCTGATTGGCTGGAGAACTTTCACAAAAACCCGCTCTCTCTACAGTCGCTGTGTCGCATTCGAGTACGAAGGTGCCTTGGAAACACACTGTTTCTGAAAGTTCAGTCTCTGCCCATTCCGCCCTATCTTAAAGAATTCATAGCATTAAAGCGCCTGTGA
- the LOC128187067 gene encoding cytoplasmic dynein 1 light intermediate chain 2-like isoform X1 has translation MAPIGEKDERMGSTLADDDENESQTLWATILGEVQSSSATNLPSTKSVLVLGDNESGKTTLVARLQGVEEPRKGSGLEYYYIDVKDDYRDDQTHAGVWVLDGDPSHTGLLKFAITEENFENILVLLVASMANPWSIMESLNKWASYLREHIDRLKLKPEERREYEDSLVRFFQEYTEPDENSSGSQVPSHRRDVNPLHPTASTTEEDKVLLPLGEDTLSQNLGIPIVVVITKSDAISTLEKQHDFKEEHFDFIQQHIRKFCLHFGASLVYTSVKEEKNCDLLYKYLVHRIYGFPFSSPAYVVEKDCVFVPAGWDNDKKISILYENLNTMKADDCYEDVITKPITRKPVQRDAEVVAEDEQVFLMKQQSILNKQPAPAGDSPARQPAGAPPRTTPPRTQATTNTVTPVSSSPKKMEAGKGTPTSEGMLANFFNSLLNKSTAKTPGATKAGDLSGGRRINLHAAMEQESDRNVLSVRRPVMQKSRDKAAVSREAAAELERLQKSKKMTSEAKPNGPDSAAS, from the exons ATGGCGCCGATTGGCGAAAAAGATGAGAGGATGGGCTCAACATTAGCAGATGACGATGAAAATGAGAGCCAAACTCTCTG GGCCACCATCTTGGGAGAAGTTCAGTCAAGTTCAGCTACAAATTTGCCATCAACAAAATCAGTATTAGTGCTGG GTGACAATGAAAGTGGAAAGACTACACTAGTGGCTCGGCTGCAGGGAGTAGAGGAGCCAAGAAAGGGGTCTGGTTTGGAGTACTACTACATTGATGTCAAGGACGACTACAGAGATG ACCAAACGCATGCTGGAGTTTGGGTTTTGGATGGGGACCCCAGTCACACTGGCCTACTGAAGTTCGCCATCACGGAGGAAAACTTTGAAAACATTCTAGTCCTGCTTGTGGCATCCATGGCCAATCCTTGGTCTATTATGGAGTCTCTCAACAAATGGGCGTCGTATCTACGAGAGCATATAGACAGACTAAAATTAAAGCCGGAGGAACGCAGAGAATATGAAGACAGTC TGGTCAGATTCTTCCAAGAGTACACAGAGCCTGATGAGAACAGCTCAGGGAGCCAGGTCCCCTCCCACAGGCGGGACGTGAACCCCCTCCACCCGACAGCAAGCACCACGGAGGAGGACAAGGTGCTGCTCCCCCTGGGAGAGGACACCCTATCACAGAATCTAGGAATACCTATAGTAGTAGTTATAACCAAG AGTGATGCAATCTCAACCCTAGAAAAACAGCATGACTTTAAAGAAGAACACTTTGATTTCATACAGCAACACATTAGGAAATTTTGTTTGCACT TTGGTGCATCTTTAGTTTATACTTCTGTCAAAGAAGAGAAGAACTgtgatttattatataaatatctagTGCACAGAATTTATGGCTTCCCGTTTTCGTCACCAGCTTACGTAGTGGAGAAGGACTGTGTCTTTGT CCCAGCTGGTTGGGATAATGATAAGAAAATTAGtatattgtatgaaaatttaaataccATGAAAGCAGACGACTGCTACGAAGATGTCATCACAAAACCAATTACCAGGAAG CCTGTACAAAGGGATGCTGAAGTGGTTGCTGAAGATGAACAAGTTTTCCTGATGAAACAACAGAGCATTCTGAATAAACAGCCTGCACCAGCTGGG GACTCTCCTGCGCGGCAGCCAGCAGGTGCTCCACCCAGAACCACACCCCCGCGAACCCAGGCCACCACTAACACGGTCACTCCAGTCAGCAGCTCTCCAAAGAAG ATGGAGGCAGGCAAGGGAACTCCCACTAGTGAGGGCATGTTGGCAAACTTCTTCAACAGTTTACTGAACAAAAGCACTGCAAAGACACCAGGGGCTACAAAAGCAG GGGATTTATCAG GTGGTAGGAGGATAAATTTGCATGCAGCAATGGAGCAGGAAAGTGATAGGAATGTTTTGAGTGTTCGTAGACCTGTTATGCAAAAATCCAGAG ACAAAGCTGCCGTGTCTAGAGAAGCCGCAGCAGAACTGGAGCGGTTACAGAAGAGCAAGAAAATGACATCAGAGGCGAAGCCCAACGGTCCCGACAGCGCAGCATCGTGA
- the LOC128187067 gene encoding cytoplasmic dynein 1 light intermediate chain 2-like isoform X2, protein MAPIGEKDERMGSTLADDDENESQTLWATILGEVQSSSATNLPSTKSVLVLGDNESGKTTLVARLQGVEEPRKGSGLEYYYIDVKDDYRDDQTHAGVWVLDGDPSHTGLLKFAITEENFENILVLLVASMANPWSIMESLNKWASYLREHIDRLKLKPEERREYEDSLVRFFQEYTEPDENSSGSQVPSHRRDVNPLHPTASTTEEDKVLLPLGEDTLSQNLGIPIVVVITKSDAISTLEKQHDFKEEHFDFIQQHIRKFCLHFGASLVYTSVKEEKNCDLLYKYLVHRIYGFPFSSPAYVVEKDCVFVPAGWDNDKKISILYENLNTMKADDCYEDVITKPITRKPVQRDAEVVAEDEQVFLMKQQSILNKQPAPAGDSPARQPAGAPPRTTPPRTQATTNTVTPVSSSPKKMEAGKGTPTSEGMLANFFNSLLNKSTAKTPGATKAGGRRINLHAAMEQESDRNVLSVRRPVMQKSRDKAAVSREAAAELERLQKSKKMTSEAKPNGPDSAAS, encoded by the exons ATGGCGCCGATTGGCGAAAAAGATGAGAGGATGGGCTCAACATTAGCAGATGACGATGAAAATGAGAGCCAAACTCTCTG GGCCACCATCTTGGGAGAAGTTCAGTCAAGTTCAGCTACAAATTTGCCATCAACAAAATCAGTATTAGTGCTGG GTGACAATGAAAGTGGAAAGACTACACTAGTGGCTCGGCTGCAGGGAGTAGAGGAGCCAAGAAAGGGGTCTGGTTTGGAGTACTACTACATTGATGTCAAGGACGACTACAGAGATG ACCAAACGCATGCTGGAGTTTGGGTTTTGGATGGGGACCCCAGTCACACTGGCCTACTGAAGTTCGCCATCACGGAGGAAAACTTTGAAAACATTCTAGTCCTGCTTGTGGCATCCATGGCCAATCCTTGGTCTATTATGGAGTCTCTCAACAAATGGGCGTCGTATCTACGAGAGCATATAGACAGACTAAAATTAAAGCCGGAGGAACGCAGAGAATATGAAGACAGTC TGGTCAGATTCTTCCAAGAGTACACAGAGCCTGATGAGAACAGCTCAGGGAGCCAGGTCCCCTCCCACAGGCGGGACGTGAACCCCCTCCACCCGACAGCAAGCACCACGGAGGAGGACAAGGTGCTGCTCCCCCTGGGAGAGGACACCCTATCACAGAATCTAGGAATACCTATAGTAGTAGTTATAACCAAG AGTGATGCAATCTCAACCCTAGAAAAACAGCATGACTTTAAAGAAGAACACTTTGATTTCATACAGCAACACATTAGGAAATTTTGTTTGCACT TTGGTGCATCTTTAGTTTATACTTCTGTCAAAGAAGAGAAGAACTgtgatttattatataaatatctagTGCACAGAATTTATGGCTTCCCGTTTTCGTCACCAGCTTACGTAGTGGAGAAGGACTGTGTCTTTGT CCCAGCTGGTTGGGATAATGATAAGAAAATTAGtatattgtatgaaaatttaaataccATGAAAGCAGACGACTGCTACGAAGATGTCATCACAAAACCAATTACCAGGAAG CCTGTACAAAGGGATGCTGAAGTGGTTGCTGAAGATGAACAAGTTTTCCTGATGAAACAACAGAGCATTCTGAATAAACAGCCTGCACCAGCTGGG GACTCTCCTGCGCGGCAGCCAGCAGGTGCTCCACCCAGAACCACACCCCCGCGAACCCAGGCCACCACTAACACGGTCACTCCAGTCAGCAGCTCTCCAAAGAAG ATGGAGGCAGGCAAGGGAACTCCCACTAGTGAGGGCATGTTGGCAAACTTCTTCAACAGTTTACTGAACAAAAGCACTGCAAAGACACCAGGGGCTACAAAAGCAG GTGGTAGGAGGATAAATTTGCATGCAGCAATGGAGCAGGAAAGTGATAGGAATGTTTTGAGTGTTCGTAGACCTGTTATGCAAAAATCCAGAG ACAAAGCTGCCGTGTCTAGAGAAGCCGCAGCAGAACTGGAGCGGTTACAGAAGAGCAAGAAAATGACATCAGAGGCGAAGCCCAACGGTCCCGACAGCGCAGCATCGTGA
- the LOC128187067 gene encoding cytoplasmic dynein 1 light intermediate chain 2-like isoform X3 has product MAPIGEKDERMGSTLADDDENESQTLWATILGEVQSSSATNLPSTKSVLVLGDNESGKTTLVARLQGVEEPRKGSGLEYYYIDVKDDYRDDQTHAGVWVLDGDPSHTGLLKFAITEENFENILVLLVASMANPWSIMESLNKWASYLREHIDRLKLKPEERREYEDSLVRFFQEYTEPDENSSGSQVPSHRRDVNPLHPTASTTEEDKVLLPLGEDTLSQNLGIPIVVVITKSDAISTLEKQHDFKEEHFDFIQQHIRKFCLHFGASLVYTSVKEEKNCDLLYKYLVHRIYGFPFSSPAYVVEKDCVFVPAGWDNDKKISILYENLNTMKADDCYEDVITKPITRKPVQRDAEVVAEDEQVFLMKQQSILNKQPAPAGDSPARQPAGAPPRTTPPRTQATTNTVTPVSSSPKKMEAGKGTPTSEGMLANFFNSLLNKSTAKTPGATKAGDLSDKAAVSREAAAELERLQKSKKMTSEAKPNGPDSAAS; this is encoded by the exons ATGGCGCCGATTGGCGAAAAAGATGAGAGGATGGGCTCAACATTAGCAGATGACGATGAAAATGAGAGCCAAACTCTCTG GGCCACCATCTTGGGAGAAGTTCAGTCAAGTTCAGCTACAAATTTGCCATCAACAAAATCAGTATTAGTGCTGG GTGACAATGAAAGTGGAAAGACTACACTAGTGGCTCGGCTGCAGGGAGTAGAGGAGCCAAGAAAGGGGTCTGGTTTGGAGTACTACTACATTGATGTCAAGGACGACTACAGAGATG ACCAAACGCATGCTGGAGTTTGGGTTTTGGATGGGGACCCCAGTCACACTGGCCTACTGAAGTTCGCCATCACGGAGGAAAACTTTGAAAACATTCTAGTCCTGCTTGTGGCATCCATGGCCAATCCTTGGTCTATTATGGAGTCTCTCAACAAATGGGCGTCGTATCTACGAGAGCATATAGACAGACTAAAATTAAAGCCGGAGGAACGCAGAGAATATGAAGACAGTC TGGTCAGATTCTTCCAAGAGTACACAGAGCCTGATGAGAACAGCTCAGGGAGCCAGGTCCCCTCCCACAGGCGGGACGTGAACCCCCTCCACCCGACAGCAAGCACCACGGAGGAGGACAAGGTGCTGCTCCCCCTGGGAGAGGACACCCTATCACAGAATCTAGGAATACCTATAGTAGTAGTTATAACCAAG AGTGATGCAATCTCAACCCTAGAAAAACAGCATGACTTTAAAGAAGAACACTTTGATTTCATACAGCAACACATTAGGAAATTTTGTTTGCACT TTGGTGCATCTTTAGTTTATACTTCTGTCAAAGAAGAGAAGAACTgtgatttattatataaatatctagTGCACAGAATTTATGGCTTCCCGTTTTCGTCACCAGCTTACGTAGTGGAGAAGGACTGTGTCTTTGT CCCAGCTGGTTGGGATAATGATAAGAAAATTAGtatattgtatgaaaatttaaataccATGAAAGCAGACGACTGCTACGAAGATGTCATCACAAAACCAATTACCAGGAAG CCTGTACAAAGGGATGCTGAAGTGGTTGCTGAAGATGAACAAGTTTTCCTGATGAAACAACAGAGCATTCTGAATAAACAGCCTGCACCAGCTGGG GACTCTCCTGCGCGGCAGCCAGCAGGTGCTCCACCCAGAACCACACCCCCGCGAACCCAGGCCACCACTAACACGGTCACTCCAGTCAGCAGCTCTCCAAAGAAG ATGGAGGCAGGCAAGGGAACTCCCACTAGTGAGGGCATGTTGGCAAACTTCTTCAACAGTTTACTGAACAAAAGCACTGCAAAGACACCAGGGGCTACAAAAGCAG GGGATTTATCAG ACAAAGCTGCCGTGTCTAGAGAAGCCGCAGCAGAACTGGAGCGGTTACAGAAGAGCAAGAAAATGACATCAGAGGCGAAGCCCAACGGTCCCGACAGCGCAGCATCGTGA
- the LOC128187067 gene encoding cytoplasmic dynein 1 light intermediate chain 2-like isoform X4, which translates to MAPIGEKDERMGSTLADDDENESQTLWATILGEVQSSSATNLPSTKSVLVLGDNESGKTTLVARLQGVEEPRKGSGLEYYYIDVKDDYRDDQTHAGVWVLDGDPSHTGLLKFAITEENFENILVLLVASMANPWSIMESLNKWASYLREHIDRLKLKPEERREYEDSLVRFFQEYTEPDENSSGSQVPSHRRDVNPLHPTASTTEEDKVLLPLGEDTLSQNLGIPIVVVITKSDAISTLEKQHDFKEEHFDFIQQHIRKFCLHFGASLVYTSVKEEKNCDLLYKYLVHRIYGFPFSSPAYVVEKDCVFVPAGWDNDKKISILYENLNTMKADDCYEDVITKPITRKPVQRDAEVVAEDEQVFLMKQQSILNKQPAPAGDSPARQPAGAPPRTTPPRTQATTNTVTPVSSSPKKMEAGKGTPTSEGMLANFFNSLLNKSTAKTPGATKADKAAVSREAAAELERLQKSKKMTSEAKPNGPDSAAS; encoded by the exons ATGGCGCCGATTGGCGAAAAAGATGAGAGGATGGGCTCAACATTAGCAGATGACGATGAAAATGAGAGCCAAACTCTCTG GGCCACCATCTTGGGAGAAGTTCAGTCAAGTTCAGCTACAAATTTGCCATCAACAAAATCAGTATTAGTGCTGG GTGACAATGAAAGTGGAAAGACTACACTAGTGGCTCGGCTGCAGGGAGTAGAGGAGCCAAGAAAGGGGTCTGGTTTGGAGTACTACTACATTGATGTCAAGGACGACTACAGAGATG ACCAAACGCATGCTGGAGTTTGGGTTTTGGATGGGGACCCCAGTCACACTGGCCTACTGAAGTTCGCCATCACGGAGGAAAACTTTGAAAACATTCTAGTCCTGCTTGTGGCATCCATGGCCAATCCTTGGTCTATTATGGAGTCTCTCAACAAATGGGCGTCGTATCTACGAGAGCATATAGACAGACTAAAATTAAAGCCGGAGGAACGCAGAGAATATGAAGACAGTC TGGTCAGATTCTTCCAAGAGTACACAGAGCCTGATGAGAACAGCTCAGGGAGCCAGGTCCCCTCCCACAGGCGGGACGTGAACCCCCTCCACCCGACAGCAAGCACCACGGAGGAGGACAAGGTGCTGCTCCCCCTGGGAGAGGACACCCTATCACAGAATCTAGGAATACCTATAGTAGTAGTTATAACCAAG AGTGATGCAATCTCAACCCTAGAAAAACAGCATGACTTTAAAGAAGAACACTTTGATTTCATACAGCAACACATTAGGAAATTTTGTTTGCACT TTGGTGCATCTTTAGTTTATACTTCTGTCAAAGAAGAGAAGAACTgtgatttattatataaatatctagTGCACAGAATTTATGGCTTCCCGTTTTCGTCACCAGCTTACGTAGTGGAGAAGGACTGTGTCTTTGT CCCAGCTGGTTGGGATAATGATAAGAAAATTAGtatattgtatgaaaatttaaataccATGAAAGCAGACGACTGCTACGAAGATGTCATCACAAAACCAATTACCAGGAAG CCTGTACAAAGGGATGCTGAAGTGGTTGCTGAAGATGAACAAGTTTTCCTGATGAAACAACAGAGCATTCTGAATAAACAGCCTGCACCAGCTGGG GACTCTCCTGCGCGGCAGCCAGCAGGTGCTCCACCCAGAACCACACCCCCGCGAACCCAGGCCACCACTAACACGGTCACTCCAGTCAGCAGCTCTCCAAAGAAG ATGGAGGCAGGCAAGGGAACTCCCACTAGTGAGGGCATGTTGGCAAACTTCTTCAACAGTTTACTGAACAAAAGCACTGCAAAGACACCAGGGGCTACAAAAGCAG ACAAAGCTGCCGTGTCTAGAGAAGCCGCAGCAGAACTGGAGCGGTTACAGAAGAGCAAGAAAATGACATCAGAGGCGAAGCCCAACGGTCCCGACAGCGCAGCATCGTGA